The DNA segment tagTTTGACTATTGGTTTCCTGCTCCTGTTCTTGCTCCCCTCCTTGTTCATCACCTTGAGGATTTGAAGGAGTCTTCCTTTGCTTTCTCAATGTTTGAATCGACTGGAAATCATCTAATTTTTCTCTTATCATTGGTTTAAAACCAGCATAACCAATCACCTCCAGTGCTTCCATGACATCATCTGCATTGCAACTCTTCCTACCCTTTTGTTTTGCCATATCTCTAGCAAACATCAACAAATGGTTGACAAATACCGTAGCACTTCTCTGTACAGCAAGACTAGCATCCTTATTAATCATGACAGAATTACTTTTAGTCTTCTTAGGAGCGTCAGACTCACCAACTTGTTCTTCGTCAACATTTGCAACATCCACATCCTGTTCTGAAACACCTGGGCCAAGAATCGAATTGGCACCCTCTTTTGCCAAACTTACGGCAACACTCCTGGGAAACAACAGATCTTGAATCGTAACATTTTCCTGTTCCTTCACATAAGAAGTAGTTGGATATTTTCCTTCTGAATCTTTCTTCCAACCTTTTGGTGGCATAATTTATCAGTATACTCTTGTATAGTTTTTTCTCTTAACTATTCTAAGAATCCATCAAATTTTCATGTAGaaactttcaaatatatgctcaattaataacagttccatatttcaaataatattgaactCATGAACAGTTTGCTATTATGGATCGAACAACTTATggatttatattatattaattaagCATATTTCATTGTTCTTAACG comes from the Tetrapisispora phaffii CBS 4417 chromosome 1, complete genome genome and includes:
- the DPB4 gene encoding DNA polymerase epsilon noncatalytic subunit (similar to Saccharomyces cerevisiae DPB4 (YDR121W); ancestral locus Anc_8.275) is translated as MPPKGWKKDSEGKYPTTSYVKEQENVTIQDLLFPRSVAVSLAKEGANSILGPGVSEQDVDVANVDEEQVGESDAPKKTKSNSVMINKDASLAVQRSATVFVNHLLMFARDMAKQKGRKSCNADDVMEALEVIGYAGFKPMIREKLDDFQSIQTLRKQRKTPSNPQGDEQGGEQEQEQETNSQTIEIDEQETKKLKTDTDE